One part of the Quercus lobata isolate SW786 chromosome 7, ValleyOak3.0 Primary Assembly, whole genome shotgun sequence genome encodes these proteins:
- the LOC115952616 gene encoding TMV resistance protein N-like, which yields MASPTKEELPSSSSSTRQWSHDIFLSFRGEDTRYDFTGHLYTALCNHGLNTFFDTNLERGEEISKELLNTIEMSMISIVVLSENYASSTWCLDELVKILECRNTGRIRKVYPIFYKVTPSEVRKNEGKFGIALDNHKKKFKDDVEKVKRWKEALTEVTKLAGYEYKNGEYEFEFIQRIIEEISIIKSIHIKLPIAKYPVEVDSQAKAIESLLDVESNGVFIVGIYGLGGVGKTTISKAVYNRINDRFQGSCFLENVRENSKTNAGIIQLQETLLSKILRSRIVKVSSVLEGIIMIKERFCDKKVLLILDDVDQSKEIDNLVGYCNWLASGSRVIITTRDKNVLPNLGIDPQIRTYEVQKMNLRDARVLFNMHAFGNNNPKEGYSNLVEQIMSYADGLPLALVIMGSDLYGKSIDQWTCAVEKYKKIPHGEIIKILKISYDGLEKRERDIFLDIACFFKGFKMDEVVNILDACKLFASMGISTLIEKCLITIGGCGILWMHDLLQQMGREIVEQESEELENRSRIWCYEDAYKLLTENMGSNKIRGMMWYSPKPRLVKLQADAFKNMRNLKFLLVKNVRISKGLKYLPNELRLLQWSEYDFLLPLKFYPHNLVVLNMPNSQIRLEKLLKQGRAFEALKDVNVCGCKFITKLPSLLCAPNLKNLDMRDCVNLIEVHESVGGLDKLERWDLRSCRNLEILPSLLGLRSLKDFILENCGRLEKFPAIWAPDLKTLSISDCENLMEVHESVGDLDKLERWDLRSCRNLEILPSLLGLRSLKYFSLVNCGRLEKFPAIWAPDLKTLYISYCENLIEVHESVGGLDKLEWWDLRRCRNLEILPSLLGLRSLKYFSLENCGRLEKFPAIWAPDLKTLDISDCENLIEVHESVGDLDKLERWDLRSCRNLEILPSLLGLRSLKHFILENYGRLEKFPAIWAPDLESLDISDCENLIEVHEPVGGLDKLERWDLRSCRNLEILPSLLGLRSLKHFILENCGRLEKFPAIWAPDLKTLDISDCENLIEVHESVGDLDKLERWDLRSCRNLEILPSLLGLRSLKHFSLENCGRLEKFPAIWAPDLKTLDISDCENLIEVHESVGDLDKLERWDLRSCRNLEILPSLLGLRSLKHFILENYGRLEKFPAIWAPDLESLDISDCENLIEVHEPVGGLDKLEWWDIRRCRNLEILPSLLGLRSLKYFSLVNCGRLEKFPAIWAPDLDSLYISDCENLIEVHESVGGLDKLEWWEFRRCRNLEILPSLLGLRSLKDFILENCGRLEKFPAIWAPDLESLDISDCENLIEVHESVGGLDKLEWWDLRSCRNLEILPSLLGLRSLKYFSLVNCGRLEKFPAIWAPDLKTLSISDCENLMEVHESVGDLDKLERWDLRSCRNLEILPSLLGLRSLKDFSLVNCGRLEKFPAIHPEMKYLQRLYMSNCGIREWRSSFTHLTKGLCDLELSNNENLWNFLHSRNKLQLLEEIDIPTANSFDGFSGYGFLSLTDLELNSWDGDITELDFQYFPLLSDLRIYDSNIISIPQSISGLARLKPIRIENCKQLREIPTLAQSVRCVFVSECPSVDPQSVSRLLIQFGGARSNISMDPKVSTEIPPPKMSEDEYEILYYLRLPVTEIPKDLKFNHHTFGNSLSFRVGKKFSKLAICIAFRTVEAHMYYSCKVNISIKGCKQKLDLVFPHKWIKVELRLSSIRFKELKKLKLSEQNHIEVEVLTSFLNFPGMIKWLGVNVECTCYPQNSDVTCLPLPCAMNGCGSSSIPNDTELPHLLPVSSTSYASDSDHRVLNNGRNYILAGTGLQKRRSSSSLTAKPSRERSSRPWR from the exons ATGGCTTCCCCAACTAAAGAAGAATTaccctcctcttcttcttccactCGCCAATGGAGCCATGATATCTTCTTGAGTTTTCGAGGTGAAGACACGCGTTATGATTTTACAGGCCATTTATACACCGCTTTGTGTAACCATGGCTTAAACACCTTCTTTGATACCAATCTTGAGAGGGGAGAAGAAATTTCAAAGGAACTTCTTAACACCATTGAAATGTCAATGATTTCGATCGTTGTATTGTCTGAAAATTATGCATCTTCTACTTGGTGTTTGGATGAACTTGTCAAGATTCTTGAGTGTAGAAATACTGGACGGATCCGGAAGGTTTATCCAATTTTCTACAAAGTGACTCCATCCGAAGTTAGAAAAAATGAGGGAAAGTTTGGGATAGCACTAGATAACCAcaagaaaaaattcaaagacGACGTGGAGAAGGTTAAGAGATGGAAGGAAGCTTTAACTGAAGTAACTAAATTGGCTGGATATGAATACAAAAATGG TGAgtatgaatttgaatttatccaAAGAATTATTGAAGAGATATCAATTATTAAATCAATTCACATAAAATTACCTATTGCTAAATATCCAGTTGAAGTAGATTCTCAAGCAAAAGCCATAGAATCGCTTTTAGATGTGGAATCCAATGGTGTTTTCATAGTAGGAATCTATGGTCTTGGGGGAGTGGGTAAGACTACAATCTCAAAAGCCGTTTATAATAGAATTAATGATCGTTTTCAAGGAAGCTGCTTTCTAGAAAACgttagagaaaattcaaagaCAAATGCTGGCATTATCCAATTACAAGAGACACTGCTTTCTAAGATCTTACGAAGTAGAATTGTTAAGGTGAGTAGTGTACTTGAAGGAATCATTATGATAAAAGAAAGGTTCTGCGATAAGAAAGttcttttaattcttgatgatgtggatcAATCAAAAGAGATAGACAATTTGGTTGGATATTGTAACTGGCTAGCTTCAGGAAGTAGAGTCATCATAACAACAAGAGACAAAAACGTTCTACCCAATCTTGGAATAGATCCTCAAATAAGAACTTATGAGGTTCAAAAAATGAATCTACGTGATGCTCGTGTTCTTTTCAATATGCATGCCTTTGGAAACAATAATCCTAAGGAAGGATATTCAAATCTTGTAGAGCAAATTATGTCTTATGCTGATGGCCTTCCATTAGCTCTAGTGATAATGGGTTCTGATTTGTATGGCAAAAGTATAGATCAATGGACATGTGCAGTCGAAAAGTATAAGAAGATTCCACATGGAGAAATTATTAAGATACTCAAGATAAGTTATGATGGAttggaaaaaagagaaagggatatttttcttgatattgcatgtttttttaagGGATTTAAAATGGATGAAGTTGTGAACATATTAGATGCTTGCAAATTATTTGCAAGTATGGGTATTAGTACACTCATTGAAAAGTGTCTCATAACTATTGGCGGATGTGGCATATTGTGGATGCATGACTTGCTACAACAAATGGGTAGAGAAATCGTTGAACAAGAATCTGAAGAGCTTGAAAATCGTAGCAGGATATGGTGTTATGAGGATGCTTATAAATTGCTGACTGAAAACatg GGGTCAAATAAAATTCGAGGCATGATGTGGTACTCACCTAAACCAAGATTGGTGAAATTGCAAGCTGATGCTTTCAAAAATATGAGAAATCTAAAATTTCTCTTAGTTAAGAATGTACGAATTTCTAAAGGGCTTAAATATCTCCCCAACGAGTTAAGATTGCTTCAATGGTCAGAATATGATTTTCTCTTGCCATTAAAATTTTACCCTCACAATCTTGTTGTGTTGAATATGCCGAATAGTCAGATTAGATTGGAGAAACTATTAAAACAG GGCCGCGCATTTGAAGCATTGAAAGATGTCAATGTCTGTGGATGTAAATTCATTACAAAATTACCTTCCTTATTATGCGCCCCAAACTTAAAGAATTTGGACATGCGTGACTGTGTAAATTTAATAGAGGTTCATGAGTCGGTTGGAGGTCTTGATAAGCTTGAAAGGTGGGACCTCAGAAGCTGCCGAAACCTTGAGATTCTTCCAAGCCTCCTCGGGCTGAGATCCCTTAAAGATTTTATTCTAGAAAACTGCGGAAGGCTTGAGAAGTTTCCTGCTATTTGGGCCCCAGACTTGAAGACATTGTCCATTTCTGATTGTGAAAACTTAATGGAGGTTCATGAGTCGGTTGGAGATCTTGACAAGCTTGAAAGGTGGGACCTCAGAAGCTGCCGAAACCTTGAGATTCTTCCAAGCCTCCTCGGGCTGAGATCCCTTAAATATTTTAGTCTAGTAAACTGCGGAAGGCTTGAGAAGTTTCCTGCTATTTGGGCCCCAGACTTGAAGACATTGTACATTTCTTATTGTGAAAACTTAATAGAAGTTCATGAGTCGGTTGGAGGTCTTGACAAGCTTGAATGGTGGGACCTCAGAAGGTGCCGAAACCTTGAGATTCTTCCAAGCCTCCTCGGGCTGAGATCCCTTAAATATTTTAGTCTAGAAAACTGCGGAAGGCTTGAGAAGTTTCCTGCTATTTGGGCCCCAGACTTGAAGACATTGGACATTTCTGATTGTGAAAACTTAATAGAGGTTCATGAGTCGGTTGGAGATCTTGACAAGCTTGAAAGGTGGGACCTCAGAAGCTGCCGAAACCTTGAGATTCTTCCAAGCCTCCTCGGGCTGAGATCCCTTAAACATTTTATTCTAGAAAACTACGGAAGGCTTGAGAAGTTTCCTGCTATTTGGGCGCCAGACTTAGAGTCATTGGACATTTCTGATTGTGAAAACTTAATAGAGGTTCATGAGCCGGTTGGAGGTCTTGACAAGCTTGAAAGGTGGGACCTCAGAAGCTGCCGAAACCTTGAGATTCTTCCAAGCCTCCTCGGGCTGAGATCCCTTAAACATTTTATTCTAGAAAACTGCGGAAGGCTTGAGAAGTTTCCTGCTATTTGGGCCCCAGACTTGAAGACATTGGACATTTCTGATTGTGAAAACTTAATAGAGGTTCATGAGTCGGTTGGAGATCTTGACAAGCTTGAAAGGTGGGACCTCAGAAGCTGCCGAAACCTTGAGATTCTTCCAAGCCTCCTCGGGCTGAGATCCCTTAAACATTTTAGTCTAGAAAACTGCGGAAGGCTTGAGAAGTTTCCTGCTATTTGGGCCCCAGACTTGAAGACATTGGACATTTCTGATTGTGAAAACTTAATAGAGGTTCATGAGTCGGTTGGAGATCTTGACAAGCTTGAAAGGTGGGACCTCAGAAGCTGCCGAAACCTTGAGATTCTTCCAAGCCTCCTCGGGCTGAGATCCCTTAAACATTTTATTCTAGAAAACTACGGAAGGCTTGAGAAGTTTCCTGCTATTTGGGCGCCAGACTTAGAGTCATTGGACATTTCTGATTGTGAAAACTTAATAGAGGTTCATGAGCCGGTTGGAGGTCTTGACAAGCTTGAATGGTGGGACATCAGAAGGTGCCGAAACCTTGAGATTCTTCCAAGCCTCCTCGGGCTGAGATCCCTTAAATATTTTAGTCTAGTAAACTGCGGAAGGCTTGAGAAGTTTCCTGCTATTTGGGCCCCAGACTTAGATTCATTGTACATTTCTGATTGTGAAAACTTAATAGAGGTTCATGAGTCGGTTGGAGGTCTTGACAAGCTTGAATGGTGGGAATTCAGAAGGTGCCGAAACCTTGAGATTCTTCCAAGCCTCCTCGGGCTGAGATCCCTTAAAGATTTTATTCTAGAAAACTGCGGAAGGCTTGAGAAGTTTCCTGCTATTTGGGCCCCAGACTTAGAGTCATTGGACATTTCTGATTGTGAAAACTTAATAGAGGTTCATGAGTCGGTTGGAGGTCTTGACAAGCTTGAATGGTGGGACCTCAGAAGCTGCCGAAACCTTGAGATTCTTCCAAGCCTCCTCGGGCTGAGATCCCTTAAATATTTTAGTCTAGTAAACTGCGGAAGGCTTGAGAAGTTTCCTGCTATTTGGGCCCCAGACTTGAAGACATTGTCCATTTCTGATTGTGAAAACTTAATGGAGGTTCATGAGTCGGTTGGAGATCTTGACAAGCTTGAAAGGTGGGACCTCAGAAGCTGCCGAAACCTTGAGATTCTTCCAAGCCTCCTCGGGCTGAGATCCCTTAAAGATTTTAGTCTAGTAAACTGCGGAAGGCTTGAGAAGTTTCCTGCTATTCACCCAGAAATGAAATATTTGCAGCGTTTATATATGAGCAATTGTGGTATTAGAGAATGGCGTTCATCGTTCACGCATCTCACCAAAGGGCTTTGCGATTTAGAGCTATCTAACAATGAAAACCTTTGGAATTTTCTGCATAGCCGCAATAAATTGCAACTGCTCGAGGAAATAGATATTCCCACTGCCAATTCCTTTGATGGCTTTTCGGGATATGGGTTTCTGAGCTTGACAGATCTGGAGCTCAACTCTTGGGATGGAGATATAACTGAATTAGATTTTCAATACTTCCCCCTATTGAGCGATCTTCGTATATATGATTCCAATATTATTAGTATTCCCCAAAGCATTAGCGGATTAGCTAGATTAAAACCTATTCGCATAGAAAATTGTAAGCAGCTTCGGGAAATTCCAACGCTTGCACAATCTGTAAGATGTGTGTTTGTAAGCGAATGCCCGTCGGTGGATCCACAATCAGTTAGCAGATTATTGATTCAG TTTGGAGGTGCAAGAAGCAACATATCAATGGATCCCAAAGTATCAACAGAAATTCCACCGCCAAAAATGTCTGAAGATGAATATGAAATTTTGTACTATCTTAGACTACCAGTAACAGAGATTCCAAAGGACTTAAAATTCAACCATCACACTTTTGGAAATTCCTTATCCTTCAGGGTtggtaaaaagttttcaaaattagcCATCTGTATTGCTTTTCGAACGGTGGAGGCACATATGTACTACAGTTGTAAGGTTAACATTTCCATCAAGGGGTGTAAACAGAAACTAGATTTAGTTTTTCCTCATAAGTGGATAAAAGTGGAACTGCGGTTATCGTCTATACGCTTTAAGGAATTGAAGAAACTAAAACTATCTGAACAGAATCACATTGAAGTTGAGGTTCTAACATCGTTTCTAAACTTCCCTGGTATGATAAAATGGTTGGGGGTCAATGTAGAATGCACCTGCTATCCTCAGAATTCAGATGTTACTTGCTTGCCGCTTCCGTGTGCTATGAATGGTTGTGGGTCTTCCTCGATTCCGAATGACACTGAGCTCCCGCATTTGCTACCTGTTTCCTCCACTTCTTATGCTTCAGATTCAGATCACAGGGTTCTTAACAATG gaAGAAATTACATACTTGCTGGAACAGGACTCCAAAAGAGAAGAAGTTCTTCGTCTCTGACGGCAAAGCCCAGCAGAGAGCGGAGCTCTAGACCTTGGAGATGA